The nucleotide window TATTTCCATGTGAATGTTCACCAAACAAACATTCACCACGTTGGTTGAGCTAAGTCCATTTCTCATGGAGTCTCGGTCCTCCTTAAATTTTCACATCTCAAGTTGTAATTAGTGAAAATCATTATCTTAATTACACaacatttcaaattaataatagcTTCTACctaacataatattaatttgatttaggtaATTAAGACTTTGATTGCATTGCATGGATGACAACTATCACGCGCCTAGGCGGTGGTCAACTCCCCCATCATGAGATCTATTTTCAATTACTAGGTGAAGTTACTTTCTTCCACATTCAGcaaaatttaagttcaattgTTTAATTACGATCATaatcttcaattattaaaaaattgagcATGCATGTGGATCCATTCTACACTAGGAAATTGAATATGTAGAAATGGTAAGCCTCTTCAACCATTATAAATACGCAATTCAAGCTCATTTCTCTTCAACAATAAGCTGCTTGTTGTTATATACGTTTAAAGAATCGATCAAAGAGCTTGCTTAGACACAATCTTCCTCTTTTGTTTCAGCCAGATGGGGGGTTCTTCACCATGCGCGTCCTGCAAATTGTTAAGGCGCCGCTGCGCAAAGGACTGCATCTTTGCCCCTTACTTTCCTTCTGATGACCCACAAAAGTTTGCTATGGTTCACAAGGTCTTCGGCGCTAGCAACGTCAGTAAAATGTTGCAGGTATATGTTAAATAGTGAATATCTGATGTCATTTGAGTTTTCATAGTTTTGTTATTAATCCGGTATATGTATGCAGGAGATTCCAGTTCACCAGAGAGCGGATGCTGTGAGCAGTTTGGTTTATGAAGCAAATGCAAGAGTGAGAGACCCGGTTTATGGGTGTGTTGGGGCAATATCTTACCTACAAAGCCAAGTATCACAGTTGCAAATGCAACTCGCAGTGGCTCAAACAGAAATACTTTGCATTCAGATGCAGCAAGAGAATAATCCTTTACAAACGACGTCGTCGGCCTCCCAAATGGACATCCAAGATGACAAATCTCTTCTTCTATCATGTAATAACTTGAATCTCATTCCTCAGTACCTTGGGTTTGCTTCTTCTAGCAATGCAATCCAAGATCCTCTCAAGAGAGAGTCCCTCTGgacttaattaattaagttgctttcttttcaatgaaaTGCATGGACTATTCAGTTATTTGTTATAATGTGTCATTTTCTGGTATTTTTTAAGAGCAATACAtaaaatgggtatatatttatatatttcatcatgtgtttaaatgttattttatttttaattcaaaattatctaattatatgatgacacgtatttgtgtattcaaaatcaatgtttttaaaagcGGACTGGTAATCAAATCGGTTGTCTCACtgatttataattcaattggGAATTTGCTGgtttaacttattatcaaattataataaataaattttgattaaaaatttataaaaaaacaaaattaattaaataaaaaattaaatgaaacaattattcatttgattttaggtCTCAAACCTACGTTATTACTATAGGTTTTGATTGGTTCATTTGGTTCATCAGTTTTAACTGAATCAATGAATAAACTGCTTTTTAATGTTAATCGGATTGGACTTGAAGCCGATTTTTGGTTTTGGTTCAACCGGATTAAACTGACCAATCTGTTTCGATTTCCAAAATAGTATTTAAAAtggatatgtataattttattgattttttaatatgtattatggTTTGAACATGgtacatataaaatttgaaaaaatggaggCTTTAGGTTAAAGTAGAAGTAGTCAACTCTTCCATGTGAGATATGGAGTAAAGTAGGGTTTAACTTCAACACATTCTATCGGGATTCATATAGAACTCCAGCTTTTGCTGCTTCTCTATCGTCATCCTCTTAATCAAAATGCAGGGTCTAAAACAATTGCATATGAATAGCACAATATTGGAATAAAgcaatttcattaatatttctGTGGAATTTAGAGAATAGTTTTTCCTTGTAGCTCGTTTTGGCCATGTTCACGTGAGGGgttacaataaattaagaagTGGGAAGTTCATGGAAAGaatcttattttgtttataacaaTTACTCTCCAAGGCCACGCCTAACAagcattattaattataattccaTTTTAATTCATCAGTGCTTGCAAAGcatagttattaatattatttcatatacgatacatatcttattatacgatataatatatgtgTAAAATGATACgaatcataaaatatatgaaattaatatgatataatagatatatcatatgatatgatatatatcttattatatgatatatatagtATCAATACagatcaatatataataaaaatgtatataaaaaattttaaaattttaagggtatttataatattttataaattgattatcATTGTTTAAAAATAGTATACACCATGTGCTACTATACGAAAAATTATACCATGTTTACAAGggttatataaatttataattccaTATATCTCCTGTCTCCAGATGGAGATTGAGAATTTGATAATATTGGCAAATGGGTCCACGGGACAAAAGAATTTGTCAACTTGTTGTTTTGACTTTTCATTTTACAGTCCAAGCTTATATGCGTATTCGATTGATTGATTTATATGGTGacttttaggatatattgatccTTTTATTAACTTCCATAATGTGTCACATATCGAtaatattttcacaatttttttc belongs to Mangifera indica cultivar Alphonso chromosome 2, CATAS_Mindica_2.1, whole genome shotgun sequence and includes:
- the LOC123196676 gene encoding LOB domain-containing protein 12 translates to MGGSSPCASCKLLRRRCAKDCIFAPYFPSDDPQKFAMVHKVFGASNVSKMLQEIPVHQRADAVSSLVYEANARVRDPVYGCVGAISYLQSQVSQLQMQLAVAQTEILCIQMQQENNPLQTTSSASQMDIQDDKSLLLSCNNLNLIPQYLGFASSSNAIQDPLKRESLWT